GGGCGCATAATCGGATCCTCTGCCTGCCTGGCCCACCAAGCTTCCCAAGCCCCAACCCCCAGCAGCTGTCCATTTGCCAGGCTATGCCACCTGGGTGGGGGTCAGGAGAGAGGGCTCTGCTCAGCCAAAGGCTATCCCTTGCACCCAAGTCAGTTGATGTCATCATAGATGCTGGGCGTTGGGGGTGCCGGTGGCTTTGGCTTCTTCTTCTTGTTGGAACCTAGGCCGGAGGCAGTCCCTACCAGGCTCAgatgggatttctttttcttggttttcCGTGACTCAGAGCTGTTGGTACCTGTAGAGAAAGAGACACAAGGGATGAGAGTAGGGGTGTGGCAGGAGAGGTGGCACCCCCATGGCTTTGGGCACAGAGCCCCTGGGGCCCAACTGCATCACGTACCTAGACCCCATCCCTGATTTTCACTCGTCTTGGAGGAGCCTGAATCAGAGGGTGAGAGGTCAGAGGAGCCGTCCCACTGAAGCCGGCTGATCAGGGCCTGGCTGTCAGTCATGTCAAAGCTGTCATTATCCAGGGAGCTCTCGACCTCTGGAAGGACGCTGGAAAGGGGATGAGCCAAAAAAGGGCTTTAGAGATAGCGATCATAACCCTAACTGGTCACAACCCCCCACCCTTCCTGTAGGGCCACTTACGCCGAGGGCCCGAGAAAATAAATCCGAACGGTTCGCCTCTGCTCATCTGTGTGCTGTGGGCAGCGCAGGGACCTGGTGGTGAGGCAAGGCAGGGAGGGGTCTGAGGAACTCAGGTAAAGCCCCTCCCCTCGGCAAGGCAGGAGCCATGGGCACAGACAGGGAAGGGGTGAATGCAGATTCGTCCCCAGATTGTAGCCAAAGACCTGATCAttagaggagggaaggggaagggcagGAGCCCCACTGCTCAAGTCCAGGGGTACTCCCGACCCATGCCCATGGTGAGTGTGCAGGAAGCACCTGGCCCCCTTTCTAGGTTCTGTGCTCACCTTGTGCACATCTTCTTGGTGTGTTCAGAAATCACCCCACATTGCTGGAAGAGGAATATAAGCTgaaaggagggatggagggaaccTACTCTAGATGCTAGATGTTTCCTTCTGTATAAATGCTAGATAGCACAAGCAGAGATGGCCCAAAGGTGTCCAGAGCAGACGGTCCCAGGACACTATGGGCCGGGAAACCTAATTCCAGAGAGAGAGAACGATATGGCCCTGACTGCTAGGTCACCAGCTTCCTCCCAGGCCTTGACCACTGCCTATGGCTCCAGCCTACCCCCAAGGGCCTTCTCCCTTGCCGGTCCCCCCTCACCGTGGTTAGCAGGCTGCGAAGCTCCTCCGGCCCCAGGGTCTCATAGCTGATCCCGGTTGAATTGTTATACTGCAGGAGAACCAGAGGTACAAGTTAGAGATggggcagagaaaagagaagggcaGGGGTGGAAGCAAGAATCAGTCCCTCTAGTCCCTTTCTAAGTGAGAGGCTTTAGAACGACCCTGCCATTTTCCAAGTGATTTCTCTCATCCCACCTGCCAATGGATAAGGGGTGGGACTCAGAAAGAACATAAATATGTAAGATCCAAATAGCTCATCAGTGCCTCTGGCTGTCAGCATTCTGATCCCTACTTGTCCAAATCCCCACCACCTCACAACCAGGACAATGAGAGTGAGCGTGTGAGGGGCGGCCCATACTCACCTTAAAAGGATCCGAATTGCTAAGTTcccctgaagaagaaaaaagaaggggaagGGTGTTTGATGCAGAGGTACAGACAGAGAACCCTGAAAATAACCAGAGAGGAAGTGGGGGTGACAGAAGGATCACAGGCCCTCCCTCAATTCCCCTATCCCCAGGCCCTACCTCCACCCCCCGGCAATGAGTCCCAGAAGACACAGCTAGAACCATTCCCATTGCTCTGGCTCCACTTaccatttttgtgttttaaagacTTGGATCTTCGAGGGGAATTGGGGTTCTGGAATGGGAGATACCATAGCTTTGGGGAAAGGGTAACGATAAGGGGGAGCCGAGAAcccagggaaggaaaaaagatttGACAAAGCAGCATCCTCAAATTCCTACTCTTCCTCCCCAATAGGAGGCCTGTCTACCCAtgtgccctccccccacccccccatccCCCCCACCCACCACAGACACCCTCAAGCCCCCAATGACCTCAGCCTTGAGTCATGACACTCGAGGACTCCCTGCCCAAAGGGGAGGGTATCTGTCCTTTACCCATTATTTCCCCAATGCCTGCCCCGGCTCTCACCTTGTCTGACTTTCTCTTCTTGGCTGTGGGGAACAAAA
The sequence above is drawn from the Symphalangus syndactylus isolate Jambi chromosome 20, NHGRI_mSymSyn1-v2.1_pri, whole genome shotgun sequence genome and encodes:
- the ATXN7L3 gene encoding ataxin-7-like protein 3 isoform X1 produces the protein MKMEEMSLSGLDNSKLEAIAQEIYADLVEDSCLGFCFEVHRAVKCGYFFLDDTDPDSMKDFEIVDQPGLDIFGQVFNQWKSKECVCPNCSRSIAASRFAPHLEKCLGMGRNSSRIANRRIANSNNMNKSESDQEDNDDINDNDWSYGSEKKAKKRKSDKLWYLPFQNPNSPRRSKSLKHKNGFSVCTSASNTLPLLFSSSGELSNSDPFKYNNSTGISYETLGPEELRSLLTTQCGVISEHTKKMCTRSLRCPQHTDEQRRTVRIYFLGPSAVLPEVESSLDNDSFDMTDSQALISRLQWDGSSDLSPSDSGSSKTSENQGWGLGTNSSESRKTKKKKSHLSLVGTASGLGSNKKKKPKPPAPPTPSIYDDIN
- the ATXN7L3 gene encoding ataxin-7-like protein 3 isoform X3 gives rise to the protein MKMEEMSLSGLDNSKLELFSPGAQAIAQEIYADLVEDSCLGFCFEVHRAVKCGYFFLDDTDPDSMKDFEIVDQPGLDIFGQVFNQWKSKECVCPNCSRSIAASRFAPHLEKCLGMGRNSSRIANRRIANSNNMNKSESDQEDNDDINDNDWSYGSEKKAKKRKSDKNPNSPRRSKSLKHKNGELSNSDPFKYNNSTGISYETLGPEELRSLLTTQCGVISEHTKKMCTRSLRCPQHTDEQRRTVRIYFLGPSAVLPEVESSLDNDSFDMTDSQALISRLQWDGSSDLSPSDSGSSKTSENQGWGLGTNSSESRKTKKKKSHLSLVGTASGLGSNKKKKPKPPAPPTPSIYDDIN
- the ATXN7L3 gene encoding ataxin-7-like protein 3 isoform X5, translating into MKMEEMSLSGLDNSKLEAIAQEIYADLVEDSCLGFCFEVHRAVKCGYFFLDDTDPDSMKDFEIVDQPGLDIFGQVFNQWKSKECVCPNCSRSIAASRFAPHLEKCLGMGRNSSRIANRRIANSNNMNKSESDQEDNDDINDNDWSYGSEKKAKKRKSDKNPNSPRRSKSLKHKNGELSNSDPFKYNNSTGISYETLGPEELRSLLTTQCGVISEHTKKMCTRSLRCPQHTDEQRRTVRIYFLGPSAVLPEVESSLDNDSFDMTDSQALISRLQWDGSSDLSPSDSGSSKTSENQGWGLGTNSSESRKTKKKKSHLSLVGTASGLGSNKKKKPKPPAPPTPSIYDDIN
- the ATXN7L3 gene encoding ataxin-7-like protein 3 isoform X4, with translation MKMEEMSLSGLDNSKLEAIAQEIYADLVEDSCLGFCFEVHRAVKCGYFFLDDTDPDSMKDFEIVDQPGLDIFGQVFNQWKSKECVCPNCSRSIAASRFAPHLEKCLGMGRNSSRIANRRIANSNNMNKSESDQEDNDDINDNDWSYGSEKKAKKRKSDKLWYLPFQNPNSPRRSKSLKHKNGELSNSDPFKYNNSTGISYETLGPEELRSLLTTQCGVISEHTKKMCTRSLRCPQHTDEQRRTVRIYFLGPSAVLPEVESSLDNDSFDMTDSQALISRLQWDGSSDLSPSDSGSSKTSENQGWGLGTNSSESRKTKKKKSHLSLVGTASGLGSNKKKKPKPPAPPTPSIYDDIN
- the ATXN7L3 gene encoding ataxin-7-like protein 3 isoform X2 codes for the protein MKMEEMSLSGLDNSKLEAIAQEIYADLVEDSCLGFCFEVHRAVKCGYFFLDDTDPDSMKDFEIVDQPGLDIFGQVFNQWKSKECVCPNCSRSIAASRFAPHLEKCLGMGRNSSRIANRRIANSNNMNKSESDQEDNDDINDNDWSYGSEKKAKKRKSDKNPNSPRRSKSLKHKNGFSVCTSASNTLPLLFSSSGELSNSDPFKYNNSTGISYETLGPEELRSLLTTQCGVISEHTKKMCTRSLRCPQHTDEQRRTVRIYFLGPSAVLPEVESSLDNDSFDMTDSQALISRLQWDGSSDLSPSDSGSSKTSENQGWGLGTNSSESRKTKKKKSHLSLVGTASGLGSNKKKKPKPPAPPTPSIYDDIN